AAGCTGCTTAAGATGAAGTCCTCGAAGAGATGGGCCATCAGATAGGCGGCGATCGAGTTCATTCCGACGACCACCAGCGGAAACGCCAGCTTCGTGTTCTTCTTCACGTCCACAATCCACGAGAAGGCCGCGAGAAACAGGAAGCAACAGCCGCCACTCCACAGCGTCCACGCAGGCGTCCAGATGCGCTTCACAATCGGGTTGATTCCAGTGAAGTGCAGCAGCAGGCCGCTCGCCATCAGGATGCCCGCAGCGATCAGGAACTTGCGGATAGGAATGACCAGCGGGCTCTCAATGAACCAGCGCCCTGCTGCAAGCCCAAGCAGCATCGTGCCGAGGGTCGGAATAAAGCTCAGGGTCAGATAGCCGCCATCGTTGAACAGGAACCGGCTGGGCCTCGGAAAGAGGTTGAGGAACCAAACATCGAACGCCTGCCCGAGATTGCTGTTCTTGTTCCAGTGCGCCGCAAACCCATGCAGCAGGTGCGAGTGCCAGTCATCCGGGACGCCCACGGCGTTCCAATCAAAGTTCGGTCCCGGAGCGGGATAGAGCGCCCACGCGAGCCAATATCCGAAGAGAATGACGCCGAAGGCCGTCCACTGCCAGCGCGGCTTCAGGAACGTCAGCAGCACCGCAAACGTGTATCCCATGCCGATCTGCGTCAGCGTGTCCTCGAACGTAAAGTTCGTCATCGGGCTATGAATCGACCGCAGAAAAAATCCCAGGCACATCAACAAGACGCTGCGCCAGATGGTGTGTCCGAGAATCTGCGGGAAGGTCTGCCCCTTCTTCTGGCGGCTGCGCAAGGAGTACGGCAGCGCCACGCCCACAAGAAACGTGAACGACGGCTGGATCATGTCGTGCAGCCCCATCCCCGTCCACTCCACGTGCGTCTGGTTGTAGCCGAGGATGTGCCAAAGCGTACTATTTGGGAAGGATTTTGCGACCTCGCCAAACTGCATGACTTCGGCCATCATCAGCAGCATGACCAGGCCGCGATAGGCATCGACAGCAACGTTGCGTTGCGGTGCATTGGCAACAGACGGAAAGGGGGGTGCAGCCTCAGAAGAGAGAACGGATACGGATGCGGCCATCGAGACCTCCACGGGAAGTTCAGGTGCGCGAATCGTGCTGGGACAAGTGGAGCGATTCTAGCACGATGCGACCTTCGGTCGCTTTCATTTTCCTTCGATCAGCTTAGATATTTGCTTTGACAGTCGATGACCAATGAAATACCCTCATCCGAAAGATAGATAGGTTGCGATTGCTTGCGATTCTCAGCCTCTAGCCGTTCCAAGGAGATTTCATTGAATCTGAGCCCCGAAGATGTCAGCGCAACGGTACGTGGATTCTGGAGCCGGAGACGATTTGTGCAGATGAGCGCAGCCACCGCAGTCGCAACAAACCTCGCCGGCCTCGCCCAGTCCGAGACCTCGACCGGCACGACCATGATCGATGTTCCCTTTGCCAAGCGGAACCCGAAGATAGCCATGATCGGCACCGGCGGACGCGGTACGAATCTGCTTGAGAACCTGATCGCCGCCGACGCGCAGATCATCGCGCTCTGCGACGTCGTCAAAGAGAAGGCCGAACATGCGGCGTCGCTCGTCACTGCAGCTGGCGCAAAGAAGCCCGACCTCTACACCGATGGCCCGCATGACTTCGAAAAGATGCTCGCTCGCTCCGACATTGACTTCGTCATCATCGCGACGCCGTGGCTGTGGCACGCACCGATGGCGATCTATGGCATGGAGCATGGCAAGGATGTCGCTGTGGAAGTGCCTGCCGTCACAACGCTCGATGACTGCTGGAAGATCGTCAACACCTCCGAGAAGACGCGCAAGCATTGCATGATGCTGGAGAACTGCTGCTACGGCTATAACGAGACGCTGATCCTGCGCATGATTCTTGCCGGCAAGTTCGGCGAGCTGCTCTATGGTGAAGGCGCCTACCTGCATGACCTGCGCGAAGAGCTGTTCTCCGATAAGGGTGAAGGCCTGTGGCGGCGCGATGAGCATACCAAGCGCAACGGCAATCCTTATCCCACACACGGCCTTGGGCCTGTCGCGAACTACATGGGCATCCAGCGCGGCGACCGGTTCGCGCATCTGGTCAGCATGAGCACGCCGCAGCGCGGCCTCGATGCGTATCGGAAAGAGCATTTGAAGGCCGACGATCCGCGTATGAAGGAAAAGTACGTGGAGGGCGACATGAACACGTCGCTGATCAAGACCGCGAACGGCCTGACGATCTGCGTGAAGCACACGACATCGACGCCGCATCCGTATGACCGCGTCAACCAGATTGCGGGCACCAAGGGCGTGTTTTACGACTATCCGCCGCGCATCTATCTGGATGGCCAGAACGCCGATGAGGAGTTCGAATCGATCGACAAGTGGAAGGAGTTCCAGCACCCGCTGTGGAAGTCCGAGGGCGAGATCGCGAAGAAGCTTGGCGGACACGGCGGCATGGACTACATCATGCTCTATCGCCTGCTGCAGTGTGTGCGCGAGGGCATCGCGCCGGACATGGATGTCTACGACGCGGCGGCATGGTCTTCAGTGACGCCGTTGAGCGAGGCCTCGGTGGCGCATGGGTCCGCGCCGCAGGAGTTCCCGGACTTTACGCGTGGCAAGTGGATGGTAAGGAAGGCTTCAGCGATTGGAACGCAGAGCTAGGATTAGTGCCGACAAGCCGACTTATGAGGAGCAAACGAAGTTGCGGAGGAGAGCCGTGGGAATCGCTGCTGATCGATACGCGTCTATGGGGCGACCACTCGAAACCAGTCTCGCATCACCTGCTTGACGCGTTCATGCTCTTCCGGGGTAACCGTGCTCATGTGGCAGATGGTGTTCCGGGTGTGGACAATAAGTCGCGTCTGCTGTAACAAACCTTTGTCACCGACGAGTGCTTCAAAATGCTTTTTCCAATTGCTTGGATCATCCACGATGCTGATGAGTTGGCCGAGGGTGGTCATCGCAAGCTTGCCTCGCGAATCAAGGTTCATCCATTTCTTCTTGTCTTCGGTCTCTTCAAGTTTTGAGACGTCGTCCCGGACGTTTTGCGGAACTGAGTTCCACCAGTTTTCATTGTCGGCCTCCGAAAGAACTGTCAGAACGAAATCCCTTAGATAACTTTCTAAAACGAAGAACAATTTGAATGTATTCGCTGCACCATCGGCCTCGCGACATTCGTCCGGCAACACTTCTGCAACGTTGAAGGTATCTGAGATCATTAGGGCTGAACGGGGCACAGTGCCAGGCAAAGTGAGTACATGCCGCTGTGCTGATCGGCCAATCATTAAAAAATTTGCGAGTTTGGCGGAGTTCATCCCAAAGACTTCCTCAATGCGTTGAAGATCGCCAAGTATGTTTCCTCGGTGCCGTTAGATGGGAGGTGAATCTCAATGTTGAATCTGAAATCCGGGTTGAATCCCGACTGCCGAACATCAAGTTCCCGCCGGGCCGTTACAGTGAAATCTTCCCTTTGCTTTTCGTCTTTTGGGGCGCTTTCCTCGGACGATTCATCAGCAGCTTGGACCTGGCTGAAATCGGCAGCTTTGACAAGTGCATTGAAAGTGTAAGTGATGAGCTTAGTCATCGCTTCATCGGCACCACTAACCTGCGCAACGAGGCCCTTAAGCTGCTCATTTTGCAAAGAATACGCAGCCTCGTTTGCCTCAAAAAGCGGGGCGTAAGCTTTGCGAATACCTTCTGCGATAGCCGACCTTGCGGTTGCAGTGTTTTTTAAGCGGCCATACTCCACCGACGGCTTTCCCGCGTTATCGAGAAACCCAAGCTTCTTCAGAAGCGATATAAGCTGGCGGTCATTTGATCCCTTTAGGCCAATAGTATCGGCCAAGAACTTCATTGTGAATGCGTCGGGAATCTTCGCCTTCGCGATCTTCTCGAATAGCGTAGGAACATTCTTATTGGTAGCAAGATAGGGAAGGTCTTTCGCCACTCGGTTGCTCCGTTCAGGATCGGTCAAATTGAGTCATTTAAGCGTTCCAATTCTATATTCAGTTAAGGTATCGATAAACGCTCTTATCGGAATCTTCGATAACGCCAGAGGCGCGAGTGCACTGATGGCATGTTGATGGGCCTTCGGCGCGCAAACTTCATTCCCGTGCTGAGACATCCCCGTACTGCCGCCAGACATCGCACCGAGGAGGAGATAAGAATAATGTCTGATCCGACTCGCGAGATGGGAATTGAACCAACTGACTTTGACGCACTGCAGACGCTGGATGAAGAGAT
This Granulicella aggregans DNA region includes the following protein-coding sequences:
- a CDS encoding acyltransferase family protein, with the protein product MAASVSVLSSEAAPPFPSVANAPQRNVAVDAYRGLVMLLMMAEVMQFGEVAKSFPNSTLWHILGYNQTHVEWTGMGLHDMIQPSFTFLVGVALPYSLRSRQKKGQTFPQILGHTIWRSVLLMCLGFFLRSIHSPMTNFTFEDTLTQIGMGYTFAVLLTFLKPRWQWTAFGVILFGYWLAWALYPAPGPNFDWNAVGVPDDWHSHLLHGFAAHWNKNSNLGQAFDVWFLNLFPRPSRFLFNDGGYLTLSFIPTLGTMLLGLAAGRWFIESPLVIPIRKFLIAAGILMASGLLLHFTGINPIVKRIWTPAWTLWSGGCCFLFLAAFSWIVDVKKNTKLAFPLVVVGMNSIAAYLMAHLFEDFILSSFRIHLGMRVLNVFGTALEPVFIGALTLAVYWLILHWMFRNKIFLRI
- a CDS encoding Gfo/Idh/MocA family protein; this translates as MNLSPEDVSATVRGFWSRRRFVQMSAATAVATNLAGLAQSETSTGTTMIDVPFAKRNPKIAMIGTGGRGTNLLENLIAADAQIIALCDVVKEKAEHAASLVTAAGAKKPDLYTDGPHDFEKMLARSDIDFVIIATPWLWHAPMAIYGMEHGKDVAVEVPAVTTLDDCWKIVNTSEKTRKHCMMLENCCYGYNETLILRMILAGKFGELLYGEGAYLHDLREELFSDKGEGLWRRDEHTKRNGNPYPTHGLGPVANYMGIQRGDRFAHLVSMSTPQRGLDAYRKEHLKADDPRMKEKYVEGDMNTSLIKTANGLTICVKHTTSTPHPYDRVNQIAGTKGVFYDYPPRIYLDGQNADEEFESIDKWKEFQHPLWKSEGEIAKKLGGHGGMDYIMLYRLLQCVREGIAPDMDVYDAAAWSSVTPLSEASVAHGSAPQEFPDFTRGKWMVRKASAIGTQS
- a CDS encoding Swt1 family HEPN domain-containing protein, giving the protein MNSAKLANFLMIGRSAQRHVLTLPGTVPRSALMISDTFNVAEVLPDECREADGAANTFKLFFVLESYLRDFVLTVLSEADNENWWNSVPQNVRDDVSKLEETEDKKKWMNLDSRGKLAMTTLGQLISIVDDPSNWKKHFEALVGDKGLLQQTRLIVHTRNTICHMSTVTPEEHERVKQVMRDWFRVVAP
- a CDS encoding DUF5343 domain-containing protein, whose product is MAKDLPYLATNKNVPTLFEKIAKAKIPDAFTMKFLADTIGLKGSNDRQLISLLKKLGFLDNAGKPSVEYGRLKNTATARSAIAEGIRKAYAPLFEANEAAYSLQNEQLKGLVAQVSGADEAMTKLITYTFNALVKAADFSQVQAADESSEESAPKDEKQREDFTVTARRELDVRQSGFNPDFRFNIEIHLPSNGTEETYLAIFNALRKSLG